From a region of the Azospirillum formosense genome:
- a CDS encoding transglycosylase SLT domain-containing protein — protein MALVAGGLIASFLTASPAMAQEASAEGASVQTAAAQPPAFQSSTERTIRALEALASKGSARAQYELAMRYEVGKGVNRDERMALSLYCRAARQDYPEAAYRAGRMHLAGRGAVAKDEELGRSWLRRAALLGNEDAAQMVKPASTAAKGAAGKAPDRCEPPSVRWGVIRMPPKEIRAMVTKMAPSYGLDPDLVLAVIAVESGYRVDVVSEKNAMGLMQLIPETAERFGVTKPFDPEQNLRGGMKYLRWLLAYFDGNVTLALAGYNAGEGAVVQYKGVPPYRETQDYVVKVHSVYPRRVHPHDSSVVRSAGLPAAKQEEVAELSVSRSGGAPKR, from the coding sequence ATGGCGCTGGTCGCCGGCGGGCTGATCGCGTCCTTTCTGACGGCGTCGCCGGCCATGGCGCAAGAGGCGTCCGCCGAGGGCGCTTCGGTCCAGACGGCGGCGGCCCAGCCACCCGCCTTCCAAAGCTCGACCGAGCGCACGATCCGCGCTCTGGAGGCGCTCGCCAGCAAGGGCAGCGCCCGCGCCCAGTACGAGCTGGCCATGCGCTACGAGGTCGGCAAAGGCGTGAACCGGGACGAGAGGATGGCCCTCTCCCTCTATTGCCGGGCGGCCCGCCAGGACTACCCCGAGGCGGCCTACCGCGCCGGGCGGATGCATCTGGCCGGGCGCGGCGCGGTGGCGAAAGACGAGGAGCTTGGCCGCTCCTGGCTGCGCCGCGCCGCTCTGCTGGGCAACGAGGACGCCGCGCAGATGGTCAAGCCGGCCAGCACCGCCGCCAAGGGCGCGGCGGGCAAGGCGCCCGACCGCTGCGAGCCACCGAGCGTGCGCTGGGGCGTGATCCGCATGCCGCCCAAGGAAATCCGCGCCATGGTCACCAAGATGGCCCCCAGCTACGGGCTCGACCCCGATCTGGTGCTGGCGGTGATCGCCGTGGAGTCCGGCTACCGCGTGGATGTGGTGTCGGAAAAGAACGCCATGGGGCTGATGCAGCTCATCCCCGAGACGGCGGAGCGCTTCGGCGTGACAAAGCCCTTCGACCCCGAGCAGAATCTGCGCGGCGGCATGAAGTATCTGCGCTGGCTTCTGGCCTATTTCGACGGCAACGTGACGCTGGCGCTGGCCGGCTACAACGCCGGCGAAGGGGCGGTTGTCCAGTACAAGGGCGTCCCGCCCTACCGCGAGACGCAGGACTATGTGGTGAAGGTCCACAGCGTCTACCCGCGCCGCGTCCACCCCCACGATTCCAGCGTGGTGCGCTCCGCCGGCCTGCCCGCCGCCAAGCAGGAGGAGGTCGCCGAGCTGAGCGTCTCCCGCTCCGGCGGCGCGCCGAAACGCTGA